GAAGGCGGCGCCGCCGGCCGAGAACAGCCCCCTGGCGGCGAGCGCGTCGGTGACGAGCCGCTTCAGGTCGTCGGCGGCCTGGGCCTGCATGCGGGCGGGAATCTCTTCCGAGAAGAGCTCGAGGAGGAGGTCTGGCATCGGTCCTTCGGGGCGAAACGAGCGCCGCCTTTAGCGCGATCGTCCGGGCTTGTCGCCCTCGCTCGAGCATCCGGCCGGGCATCCGACCCACGTCGCATGGCAGACGGCAGGCCCATGCGACGCAGTCGACAAAGCGGCATCAATTTGTCACGTTCGCCGCCAAGACGGCCTGCGAGCCCAAACCGTGGACAATGACGTCGAGCTCATGCGCGAGCTCCTGCTCCAGCTCGAGGACTACCAGACCTCGCCACGCTCGGTCGTCGTGATCTCCGCGGAACTCGAGGCGGAGTCGCTCGAGCGCGACAGCGACGAGGTCGAGGCCTGCCTCGCCGTCCTGCACGACTTCGCCTACATCGACGGCCCCGGCCCCGACGCGCCGGGGTTCTTCCTGTTCCGCAAGCTGACCCAGAAGGGGGCGAGGTTCGTGCGGGAGTCCCGCGATCCCCGCGCCTGGGAAAAGATGAAGCGTCACTACGCGCAGCTGCGGCGCGAAGCCGAGCCGGATTAAGCATGCCGGCCAGGGGGTTGCCGCGTACGACGCCTCGCGTCTTGACAGGCCGGTCGTCGTCGCCGATCGATCGCGGGTGATAACGCCGTCGTGATGTCTGATCGGAGCCGGGGCTTGCGGAAGTTCGTCGCGACCGCCCTGGTCGGCCTCGCTCTTCAGCTCCCGTCGTCCCTGCCCGCTGCCGCCGATCGCGATGCCGCCGCGGCTCAAGCGGGGGGCACCCTGGAAGCGGTGAAGGCGCGGGGCAAGCTGCGCTGCGGCGCCAGCGCCGGCCTGCAGGGTTTCGGCCAGATCGACATCAACGGACGATGGTCGGGGCTCGAGGTCGACTTCTGCCGCGCGGTCGCGGCCGCCGTCTTCGGCGATCCCGACAAGGTCGATTTCATCAACGTGTCGACGCGCCAGCGCTTCGACGCGCTCGAGAGCGGGTCGATCGATATTCTCCAGCGCACCACCACGTGGACGCTGTCGCGCGAGGCGACGCACCACCTGCTCTTTGCCGGCATCGCCTACTACGACGGCCAGGGCTTCATGGTCCGCCGCGACCTGCGGGTCACCGCCGCGACCGCTCTGGCGAGCGACCAGATCTGCGTCGCGCAGGACACGACGACAGAGCTCAACCTCGCGGACTATTTTCGCCAGCGCGGGCTCCCCTACGCGCCGAAGGTGCTGCCGCCGGACGCCGCGGAAACCGCCTACGCCGACGGCAAGTGCGGCGCGGTGACGACGGACGCCTCGGCCCTGTTCGCACTCCGCGCCCGCCTGCCGCACCCCGACGACAACGTCATCCTCCCGGAGATCATCTCCAAGGAGCCGCTCGGCCCCGCGGTGCGCCAGGGCGACGACCGCTGGTTCGAGATCGTGCGCTGGACGCTCTACGCGATGATCGAGGCCGAGGAGATGGGCGTCTCCCAGTCCAATGTCGACACGGTGATCAAGGGCGACAATCCCCGCATTCGCCGCCTGCTCGGGGTCGAGGGCAACTTCGCGCAGCCGCTCGGGCTCACCGCCGACTGGGCGTATCGGATCATCAAGTTCGTCGGCAACTACGGCGACGTCTTCGAGCGCAACCTCGGCGGCCGCTCGCCGCTGAAGATCAAGCGCGGGCTGAACGACCTTTGGACCCGCGGCGGCCTGCTCTACGCGCCGCCGGTGCTCTGAGCCGCTGCGGCCGGGCCGATATTAGCTGAAAGTCTCGGACGCCTAGACTTTGGTCTTTCTTCGAAACGTCACGCATGCCGGCTATCTCTACCTCGCGGCGCCGCTGAGCTTTTAAGTAATTTCGGCTTCCTTCACGAGGAGAACACGATGAAGACTGTATTTGCAGGGATTTCTGCTGCCGCCGTCGCTGCGATGGTCGTGGCCTCGCCGGCGCTCGCCATGCCGCGGCTGGCGACGCCGGCCGTCACCCAGGCGGCGACGCCGTCCATCGAGAAGGCCCGCGTGGTCTGCAATTGGCGCCGCTGCTACCACGTCGGCTACTATCGCTATTACCGCCGCCCCTACTACGGCTACTACCACCCCTACTACTATGCGCCGCACATCGGCGTCGGCATCGGGCCGTTCGGCGTCCGCGTCCTCTGATCTCCGTCTTCTGGTTCCCGGCAGACCACGAACGAAAAACGCCCGTCCAAAACGGGGCGTTTTGCTTTAAGCTTCCGGTGCCGTCGCTGTTATTCGGCCGCGACGAGCTCGGGCGCAGCCGTCGTCTCCGGCGTACGGACCACCTGCAGCTTCGGCTGGCGCGGGCCGGACTGGCTCAGCAGCTTCTCGTAGGCGGCGACATAATTTTGCGCCATGTGGCGCGAGGTGAACCGCGACTCGAAGTAGTGACGGACCTCAGCGCGATCGAGCGTCTTGACGCGTCCGACGGCGGCGACCGCCTCCTCGATCGACTCGACGATGTAGCCACCGCCGCCGCCCATCACCTCGGGCACCGAGCCGTTGCGCCAGGCGATCACCGGCGTGCCGGCCGACATGGACTCGATCATCACGAGGCCGAAGGGCTCCTCCCAGTCGATTGGGAACAGCAGCGCCAGCGCGTTGCCGAGGAAGTCGCACTTCTGGCTTTCGTCGATCTCGCCGATGAACTCGATCAGCGGATGGTCGAGCAGCGGCTCGATCTCGCGCTCGAAATACTTCTTGTCGGCGTTGTCGACCTTGGCGGCGATCTTGAGCTTCACGCCGGCGCGCTTGGCGATCTCGATCGCGCGATCGGGCCGCTTCTCCGGCGCGATGCGGCCGAGGAACGCGAGGTAGTCGCCGCCCATCGGCTTGAAGGGACAGACCTGCGCGGGCAGGCCGTGGTAGACCGTCGAGAGCCAGTTGACCGGCGCCGTCATCGGCTTGCGCTGGTTGTCGGAAATCGAGATCAGCGGCATGTGCGGATAGGCGTCATAGACGGGCATGAAGTCGGGCACATCGAGCCGGCCGTGCATCGTCGAGATGGTCTTGTGGGCGTAGTCCTGGAACAGCGACATCGGCAGGAGATCGATGTGCGCGTGGATGATGTCGAACTCGTCGGCGCGGCGCCGCACGTTGTCGAGCATCACGAGGTTGCTCGCGGTGTGATCCTTCACCTGCTTCAGACGCAGGCCGACGTCGCAGCCAGGTACGAGCTTGGCGGACGTCCGCGAATCGCCGGTGGCGAAGAGCGTGACGTCGTGGCCCAATGCGACAAGCTCTTCGGTCAACCAGGAGACCACGCGCTCCGTCCCGCCGTAAAGCTTTGGCGGCACGGCCTCGGCGAGGGGCGCAATCTGGGCGATACGCATTGCGT
This Beijerinckiaceae bacterium RH AL1 DNA region includes the following protein-coding sequences:
- a CDS encoding Glycosyl transferase (ID:RHAL1_02722;~source:Prodigal:2.6) translates to MRIAQIAPLAEAVPPKLYGGTERVVSWLTEELVALGHDVTLFATGDSRTSAKLVPGCDVGLRLKQVKDHTASNLVMLDNVRRRADEFDIIHAHIDLLPMSLFQDYAHKTISTMHGRLDVPDFMPVYDAYPHMPLISISDNQRKPMTAPVNWLSTVYHGLPAQVCPFKPMGGDYLAFLGRIAPEKRPDRAIEIAKRAGVKLKIAAKVDNADKKYFEREIEPLLDHPLIEFIGEIDESQKCDFLGNALALLFPIDWEEPFGLVMIESMSAGTPVIAWRNGSVPEVMGGGGGYIVESIEEAVAAVGRVKTLDRAEVRHYFESRFTSRHMAQNYVAAYEKLLSQSGPRQPKLQVVRTPETTAAPELVAAE
- the aapJ gene encoding General L-amino acid-binding periplasmic protein AapJ (ID:RHAL1_02720;~source:Prodigal:2.6), which gives rise to MRKFVATALVGLALQLPSSLPAAADRDAAAAQAGGTLEAVKARGKLRCGASAGLQGFGQIDINGRWSGLEVDFCRAVAAAVFGDPDKVDFINVSTRQRFDALESGSIDILQRTTTWTLSREATHHLLFAGIAYYDGQGFMVRRDLRVTAATALASDQICVAQDTTTELNLADYFRQRGLPYAPKVLPPDAAETAYADGKCGAVTTDASALFALRARLPHPDDNVILPEIISKEPLGPAVRQGDDRWFEIVRWTLYAMIEAEEMGVSQSNVDTVIKGDNPRIRRLLGVEGNFAQPLGLTADWAYRIIKFVGNYGDVFERNLGGRSPLKIKRGLNDLWTRGGLLYAPPVL
- a CDS encoding hypothetical protein (ID:RHAL1_02721;~conserved exported protein of unknown function;~source:Prodigal:2.6); the encoded protein is MKTVFAGISAAAVAAMVVASPALAMPRLATPAVTQAATPSIEKARVVCNWRRCYHVGYYRYYRRPYYGYYHPYYYAPHIGVGIGPFGVRVL
- a CDS encoding hypothetical protein (ID:RHAL1_02719;~conserved protein of unknown function;~source:Prodigal:2.6), which produces MDNDVELMRELLLQLEDYQTSPRSVVVISAELEAESLERDSDEVEACLAVLHDFAYIDGPGPDAPGFFLFRKLTQKGARFVRESRDPRAWEKMKRHYAQLRREAEPD